From Halobacterium sp. R2-5, the proteins below share one genomic window:
- a CDS encoding iron ABC transporter permease — protein MAASERLARLRDAVVGDEEPGFSLAVLAAAVAALVSLPLVALLVRASNYGLGHLVGLVTQTSSVDVLVNSLVLVFWVTLGCVLVGVPLAVLTVQTDLPGRRFWTVVAALPLVVPSYIGAFTFVSAFGPQGDLADALAVVGVERIPAIYGLHGTALVLVLFTYPYVFLTTRAALLSFDGTLVEAARTLNHSRWAAFKRVTVPQILPGVTAGALLAALYALSDFGTPSIMRYQVFTQQIYVAQRSLGVPEGYPALLSLQLLAVVAVVLALESRIGGNTSASYVSRGSRQPGRITLGAWKVPALAFCAAVAVLSLGVPLGVLAWWFADAGEAVFEFDPGVAWNSLKVAVAAAVAATLMALPVAGYAARSTSLFSTLTDRLTYVGYAVPGVVIGIALLYLSTEFAQSLYKTVPLLVFAYVVRFLPQAVGTVRSSVLQVDPKLTEAARTLGRSPFGAFRKVTLPLIAPGVAAGAALVFLTSMKELPATLLLSPIGFETLVSYIWLVRGAGSYGAAAIPALVLVGVSALSMVVILAQERYNG, from the coding sequence ATGGCCGCGAGCGAGCGACTCGCCCGCCTCCGCGACGCAGTCGTCGGCGACGAGGAGCCGGGGTTCTCGCTCGCCGTACTCGCGGCCGCAGTCGCGGCGCTCGTCTCCCTGCCGCTCGTCGCGCTGCTCGTCCGCGCCTCCAACTACGGGCTCGGCCACCTCGTGGGGCTGGTCACGCAGACAAGCAGCGTCGACGTGCTCGTCAACAGCCTCGTGCTCGTGTTCTGGGTGACGCTCGGCTGCGTGCTCGTCGGCGTGCCGCTGGCCGTGCTCACCGTCCAGACGGACCTCCCGGGGCGGCGCTTCTGGACGGTCGTCGCGGCGCTCCCGCTGGTCGTCCCGAGCTACATCGGCGCGTTCACGTTCGTCTCCGCGTTCGGCCCGCAGGGCGACCTCGCGGACGCGCTCGCCGTCGTCGGCGTCGAACGCATCCCCGCCATCTACGGACTCCACGGCACCGCGCTCGTCCTCGTTCTGTTCACCTACCCGTACGTCTTCCTCACGACGCGGGCCGCGCTGCTGTCGTTCGACGGCACGCTGGTGGAGGCCGCGCGCACGCTCAACCACTCGCGGTGGGCGGCGTTCAAGCGCGTCACCGTCCCCCAGATTCTGCCCGGCGTCACCGCTGGCGCGCTGCTCGCCGCGCTGTACGCGCTCTCGGACTTCGGGACGCCCTCCATCATGCGCTACCAGGTGTTCACCCAGCAGATCTACGTCGCCCAGCGCAGTCTCGGCGTCCCAGAGGGCTACCCCGCCTTGCTCTCCCTGCAGCTGCTCGCCGTCGTCGCAGTCGTGCTCGCCCTGGAGTCCCGCATCGGCGGCAACACCAGCGCGTCGTACGTCTCCCGGGGCTCCCGCCAGCCCGGCCGCATCACCCTCGGCGCGTGGAAGGTGCCCGCGCTCGCGTTCTGCGCGGCCGTCGCCGTGCTCTCGCTGGGCGTGCCCCTGGGCGTGCTCGCGTGGTGGTTCGCGGACGCCGGCGAGGCCGTCTTCGAGTTCGACCCCGGCGTGGCGTGGAACTCCCTGAAGGTCGCCGTCGCCGCCGCGGTCGCCGCCACACTGATGGCGCTGCCCGTCGCGGGGTACGCCGCGCGCTCGACGTCCCTGTTCTCGACGCTCACCGACCGCCTCACGTACGTCGGGTACGCCGTGCCGGGCGTCGTCATCGGGATCGCGCTGCTGTACCTCTCCACGGAGTTCGCCCAGTCGCTGTACAAGACCGTGCCGCTGCTCGTGTTCGCGTACGTCGTGCGCTTCCTCCCGCAAGCGGTCGGCACCGTGCGGTCGTCGGTCCTCCAGGTCGACCCGAAGCTCACGGAGGCCGCGCGCACGCTCGGCCGGTCGCCGTTCGGCGCGTTCCGGAAGGTGACGCTGCCGCTCATCGCGCCCGGCGTCGCCGCGGGCGCCGCGCTCGTGTTCCTCACGTCGATGAAGGAGCTGCCGGCGACGCTGCTGCTGAGTCCGATAGGCTTTGAAACCCTGGTGTCCTACATCTGGCTCGTCAGAGGAGCCGGCTCGTACGGCGCGGCCGCGATCCCCGCGCTCGTGCTCGTGGGCGTGTCAGCGCTCTCGATGGTCGTCATCCTCGCACAGGAACGATACAATGGCTGA
- a CDS encoding glycosyltransferase family 39 protein: protein MVPQTGMTGGRAPRLVAAARDRRLLAPALLAVAAAALAYALSVTVFPYHSTNHDEAVYLQQAAMLLDGRLFLHPPVEGSFRPWFFVDSERGLYPKYAPVTAAIYALGEVAGAYRYALPAVAAANVALLYGVVREAFDHRTGVLAGVALLCSPLFLVQSAVFLPYAPTTMLNLAFALAYFRAERTGSARWAAVAGVAVGLAFFSRPYTAVLFATPFILHAVWTLREPLEERRLGSVFRRRTATAALGLCGVGVTLAYNAVVTGDPLLFPYEAFAPLDGLGFGRRRILNHEIRYTPELALRANAAVVEQFVSEWAPFGALGVPVAAVGALATQRRGWTWQQAVLAGVAVAVVAGNVYFWGNFNVLGDVEDPNGLITTLGPYYHFDLLVPASAFAAAGLLAAFDWLRDAAASRLTASRAVPVVLAVALVASAVLGGAAASATSEQVRDNAALTEHYEAAYEPFEPAPPANAVVFLPDPYGDWLNHPFQPLRNDPGFDGRTVYALDERPLDVAAEYPDRDHYRYVYRGSWSPYGGDPVDPHLQRVRVASGESVAVNAQLGLPSWTQTVTLTLSADGEEAYVTLAPGNATRADVDLAVSDGRARLSAGGENASVPVEDGASVALDAHVDGGYGAGFAYRVRFPVERADGEYRTLTPYRELCTDLRTCGGGAAYVPGVGPEGAALNASVRTES, encoded by the coding sequence GTGGTACCCCAAACAGGGATGACCGGCGGCCGCGCGCCCCGACTGGTCGCTGCCGCTCGCGACAGGCGGCTTCTCGCGCCCGCGCTGCTCGCGGTCGCCGCGGCGGCGCTCGCGTACGCGCTCTCGGTGACGGTGTTCCCGTACCACTCCACGAACCACGACGAGGCCGTCTACCTCCAGCAGGCCGCAATGCTCCTCGACGGCCGACTGTTCCTGCACCCGCCCGTCGAAGGCTCGTTCCGCCCGTGGTTCTTCGTCGACTCCGAGCGCGGCCTCTATCCGAAGTACGCGCCCGTCACGGCCGCGATCTACGCGCTCGGCGAGGTCGCGGGCGCCTACCGGTACGCGCTTCCGGCGGTCGCCGCCGCCAACGTCGCGCTGCTGTACGGCGTCGTCCGCGAGGCCTTCGACCACCGAACGGGCGTGCTCGCGGGGGTCGCGCTGCTGTGCTCGCCGCTGTTCCTCGTGCAGTCCGCGGTCTTCCTCCCGTACGCGCCCACGACGATGCTGAACCTCGCGTTCGCGCTCGCGTACTTCCGCGCGGAGCGCACCGGGAGCGCCCGCTGGGCGGCCGTCGCCGGTGTCGCCGTCGGTCTCGCGTTCTTCTCGCGGCCGTACACCGCGGTCCTGTTCGCGACGCCGTTCATCCTCCACGCCGTCTGGACGCTCCGGGAGCCGCTCGAGGAGCGCCGCCTCGGTTCGGTCTTCCGGCGACGCACCGCGACCGCCGCGCTCGGACTCTGCGGCGTCGGCGTCACGCTCGCGTACAACGCCGTCGTCACGGGCGACCCGCTGCTGTTCCCCTACGAGGCGTTCGCGCCGCTGGACGGCCTCGGGTTCGGCCGGCGGCGGATACTGAACCACGAAATCCGGTACACGCCGGAGCTCGCGCTGCGCGCGAACGCGGCCGTCGTCGAACAGTTCGTGTCCGAGTGGGCGCCGTTCGGCGCGCTCGGCGTCCCCGTGGCGGCGGTCGGCGCGCTCGCGACCCAGCGCCGCGGCTGGACGTGGCAGCAGGCCGTGCTCGCGGGCGTCGCCGTCGCCGTCGTCGCGGGGAACGTCTACTTCTGGGGGAACTTCAACGTCCTCGGGGACGTCGAAGACCCGAACGGCCTGATTACGACGCTCGGCCCGTACTACCACTTCGACCTACTCGTGCCCGCGAGCGCGTTCGCCGCCGCGGGCCTCCTCGCCGCCTTCGACTGGCTCCGGGACGCCGCAGCCAGCCGGCTCACGGCGAGTCGGGCGGTCCCGGTCGTGCTCGCCGTCGCGCTCGTCGCGAGCGCCGTCCTCGGCGGCGCCGCAGCCTCGGCGACCAGCGAGCAGGTGCGGGACAACGCAGCGCTCACCGAGCACTACGAGGCCGCCTACGAGCCGTTCGAGCCCGCGCCCCCCGCGAACGCCGTGGTCTTCCTCCCGGACCCGTACGGCGACTGGCTGAACCACCCGTTCCAGCCGCTGCGCAACGACCCGGGATTCGACGGCCGCACCGTCTACGCGCTCGACGAGCGGCCGCTCGACGTCGCCGCCGAGTACCCGGACCGCGACCACTACCGGTACGTCTACCGCGGGTCGTGGTCGCCGTACGGCGGCGACCCCGTCGACCCCCACCTCCAGCGCGTGCGCGTCGCGTCCGGCGAGTCCGTAGCGGTGAACGCGCAACTGGGCCTCCCGTCGTGGACGCAGACGGTGACGCTCACGCTCTCGGCGGACGGCGAGGAGGCATACGTCACGCTCGCGCCGGGGAACGCGACCCGCGCGGACGTCGACCTCGCAGTCTCCGACGGCCGCGCGCGACTCTCCGCCGGCGGGGAGAACGCGTCGGTCCCCGTCGAAGACGGGGCGAGCGTCGCGCTCGACGCGCACGTCGACGGCGGCTACGGCGCGGGGTTCGCCTACCGCGTCCGGTTCCCCGTCGAGCGAGCGGACGGCGAGTACCGGACGCTGACGCCGTACCGAGAGCTCTGCACGGACCTGCGGACGTGCGGCGGCGGCGCCGCGTACGTGCCCGGCGTGGGGCCGGAGGGCGCCGCCCTGAACGCGTCGGTGAGAACGGAGAGCTAG
- a CDS encoding alpha-1 4-glucan-protein synthase, giving the protein MTRDVCVIVPTIREYECMRSYFQNAREHGFDLDRLFVVLVTEDFCDTDGMREMLDEEGVAGAVFDGDDREAWFAEQGVEEYDHLIPAASHAQTSFGLLYLWANDFEYGVFIDDDTLPHDEWDFFGTHLDNLAHEGEVEEVSSDERWVNVLYQSDSDLYPRGYPYSAMDEEIETGTTETDHVVASQGLWTNVPDLDAVRILMDGDLQGQAQTRTGFEDFDRDFVAAEGDYLTVCSMNLAFRREVVPAFYQFPMDDNAWEVGRFDDIWSGVLLKRAADVVGGQIYNGAPLCEHNKAPRSTFDDLANEVAGLELNEHFWEEVAAVDPEAASYAAVARAVGERLVDGDYEEYNNGAFLAECGEYLLDWVDCCGELAAHRAAAPADD; this is encoded by the coding sequence ATGACCCGAGACGTCTGCGTGATCGTCCCGACGATCCGGGAGTACGAGTGCATGCGCTCGTACTTCCAGAACGCCCGCGAGCACGGCTTCGACCTCGACCGGCTGTTCGTCGTCCTCGTCACCGAGGACTTCTGTGACACCGACGGGATGCGCGAGATGCTCGACGAGGAGGGCGTCGCCGGCGCCGTCTTCGACGGCGACGACCGCGAGGCGTGGTTCGCCGAGCAGGGCGTCGAGGAGTACGACCACCTGATTCCCGCCGCCAGTCACGCGCAGACGTCGTTCGGGCTGCTGTACCTGTGGGCGAACGACTTCGAGTACGGCGTGTTCATCGACGACGACACGCTCCCCCACGACGAGTGGGACTTCTTCGGCACGCACCTCGACAACCTCGCCCACGAGGGCGAAGTCGAGGAAGTGTCCTCGGACGAGCGCTGGGTGAACGTCCTCTACCAGTCCGACTCGGACCTCTACCCGCGCGGGTACCCGTACTCCGCGATGGACGAGGAAATCGAGACCGGGACGACAGAGACCGACCACGTGGTCGCCTCGCAGGGGCTCTGGACGAACGTCCCGGACCTCGACGCGGTGCGCATCCTGATGGACGGCGACCTGCAGGGGCAGGCCCAGACGCGCACGGGCTTCGAGGACTTCGACCGGGACTTCGTCGCCGCGGAGGGCGACTACCTCACGGTGTGCTCGATGAACCTCGCGTTCCGGCGCGAGGTCGTGCCCGCGTTCTACCAGTTCCCGATGGACGACAACGCGTGGGAGGTCGGCCGCTTCGACGACATCTGGAGCGGCGTGCTCCTGAAGCGCGCGGCGGACGTGGTGGGCGGCCAGATCTACAACGGCGCGCCGCTGTGCGAGCACAACAAGGCGCCGCGGTCGACGTTCGACGACCTCGCGAACGAGGTCGCGGGCCTCGAACTGAACGAGCACTTCTGGGAGGAAGTGGCCGCCGTCGACCCCGAGGCGGCGTCGTACGCGGCGGTCGCGCGCGCGGTCGGCGAGCGCCTCGTCGACGGCGACTACGAGGAGTACAACAACGGCGCGTTCCTCGCGGAGTGCGGCGAGTATCTGCTCGACTGGGTGGACTGCTGCGGAGAGCTGGCGGCCCATCGGGCGGCCGCACCCGCGGACGACTGA
- a CDS encoding ABC transporter ATP-binding protein, which translates to MADSELTSDAAAGPDADPDSPADAVLELDGVTKRYGAETAVTDLSLSVRDGELLTLLGPSGCGKTTTLRMLAGLERPSEGVITLAGDEVAGPSTFVEAEDRGVGIVFQDFALFPHLSVRENVAFGLTDRDEDATDARVDELLELVDMPGMGDRAPDQLSGGQQQRVALARSLAPEPDILLLDEPFSNLDVRLRVEMREEVRRILKEAGVTAVSVTHDQEEALSISDRVAVLNDGRLEQVGDPEAVFEHPESRFVASFLGQAGFLSARVGSDTVDTSIGSYDRTLLKGLSDGYAGAMVDVLVRPDDLRAVPANEAGANGTIVRRQYTGPSFIYHVELDNGDVVRCLHNHAEDMAVGEPVTVDLVSDHSLAWYPKQG; encoded by the coding sequence ATGGCTGACAGCGAACTCACTTCGGACGCCGCGGCCGGGCCCGACGCCGACCCCGACAGCCCGGCCGACGCCGTCCTCGAACTCGACGGCGTGACCAAGCGCTACGGCGCCGAGACTGCGGTGACCGACCTCTCGCTGTCCGTCCGCGACGGCGAACTCCTCACGCTCCTGGGACCGTCGGGCTGCGGGAAGACCACGACGCTGCGGATGCTCGCCGGGCTCGAACGCCCCAGCGAGGGCGTCATCACGCTGGCCGGCGACGAGGTCGCCGGGCCGTCGACGTTCGTGGAAGCGGAGGACCGCGGCGTCGGCATCGTCTTCCAGGACTTCGCGCTGTTTCCCCACCTCTCCGTCCGGGAGAACGTCGCGTTCGGACTCACCGACCGCGACGAGGACGCGACCGACGCTCGCGTCGACGAACTCCTCGAACTCGTGGACATGCCGGGGATGGGCGACCGCGCGCCCGACCAGCTCTCGGGCGGCCAGCAGCAGCGCGTCGCGCTCGCGCGCAGCCTCGCGCCCGAGCCCGATATCCTGCTGCTCGACGAGCCGTTCTCGAATCTGGACGTCCGCCTGCGCGTGGAGATGCGCGAGGAGGTCCGGCGCATCCTCAAGGAGGCCGGCGTCACCGCCGTCTCCGTCACCCACGACCAGGAGGAGGCGCTGTCCATCTCGGACCGCGTCGCGGTGCTGAACGACGGCCGCCTCGAACAGGTCGGCGACCCCGAGGCGGTGTTCGAGCACCCCGAGTCGCGGTTCGTCGCCTCCTTCCTCGGGCAGGCCGGGTTCCTCTCCGCGCGCGTCGGCAGCGACACCGTGGACACGTCCATCGGGAGCTACGACCGCACGCTCCTGAAGGGGCTCTCGGACGGCTACGCTGGCGCGATGGTGGACGTGCTCGTGCGCCCGGACGACCTCCGCGCGGTCCCCGCCAACGAGGCCGGCGCCAACGGCACCATCGTCCGCCGCCAGTACACCGGCCCGTCGTTCATCTACCACGTCGAACTGGACAACGGCGACGTCGTGCGCTGCCTGCACAACCACGCCGAGGACATGGCCGTCGGCGAACCGGTCACCGTCGACCTCGTCTCCGACCACTCGCTGGCGTGGTACCCCAAACAGGGATGA
- a CDS encoding extracellular solute-binding protein has product MTQRHSQTRRRFLAAAGVASTTALAGCTGILGDGGSGSGDDDEPTLADFRGSGELVSGRPAPGGTSIEELPDLEGELSIYLGGGEGGRYTTLVDLLARYYPDFEPTTDTQPSSQLANSIVQEYESGTTQADVFWSVDAGSLAYVTENGATVDLSDDTVSAVADDRFATDQWVGLAGRSRAIPYNTNEFGESDLPTSVDAFASESRFADNMGWAPTYGAFHGFVTAMRQLRGDDGTREWLNSMLDQNPARYDSEYRVAQSVTNGEIGAGFGNHYYAMLMVADSPDAPIDLAFTENDAAALVNTAGASVLDGAENPDLAESFVRHLLSAEAQEFLATRGFAFPMIEGVEPVGPLPTIEELSPPDLDLQALSDVQPTLELLRDVGILS; this is encoded by the coding sequence ATGACTCAGCGACACAGCCAGACGCGCCGGCGGTTCCTCGCGGCCGCTGGCGTCGCTTCGACGACCGCTCTCGCCGGCTGTACGGGCATCCTCGGCGACGGGGGTAGCGGCAGCGGCGACGACGACGAGCCGACGCTCGCGGACTTCCGCGGCTCCGGCGAGCTCGTCTCCGGGCGGCCCGCGCCCGGCGGCACCTCCATCGAAGAACTCCCCGACCTCGAAGGCGAGCTCTCTATCTACCTCGGCGGCGGCGAGGGCGGCCGCTACACCACCCTCGTCGACCTCCTCGCCCGGTACTACCCGGACTTCGAGCCGACCACGGACACCCAGCCGTCCTCCCAGCTCGCGAACTCCATCGTCCAGGAGTACGAGAGCGGCACCACGCAGGCCGACGTCTTCTGGTCGGTCGACGCCGGCTCGCTGGCGTACGTCACGGAGAACGGCGCGACCGTCGACCTCTCCGACGACACCGTCTCCGCGGTCGCCGACGACCGCTTCGCGACCGACCAGTGGGTCGGCCTCGCCGGTCGCTCGCGCGCGATTCCGTACAACACGAACGAGTTCGGCGAGTCCGACCTCCCCACCAGCGTCGACGCGTTCGCGAGCGAGTCTCGGTTCGCGGACAATATGGGCTGGGCGCCCACGTACGGCGCGTTCCACGGGTTCGTCACCGCGATGCGCCAGCTCCGCGGCGACGACGGCACCCGCGAGTGGCTGAACTCGATGCTCGACCAGAACCCCGCGCGCTACGACAGCGAGTACCGCGTCGCGCAGAGCGTCACGAACGGCGAGATCGGCGCCGGCTTCGGTAACCACTACTACGCGATGCTGATGGTCGCCGACAGCCCCGACGCGCCCATCGACCTCGCGTTCACGGAGAACGACGCCGCCGCGCTCGTCAACACCGCGGGCGCGAGCGTCCTCGACGGGGCCGAGAATCCGGACCTCGCGGAGTCGTTCGTCCGCCACCTGCTCTCCGCGGAGGCCCAGGAGTTCCTCGCCACGCGCGGGTTCGCGTTCCCGATGATCGAGGGCGTCGAGCCGGTCGGCCCGCTCCCGACCATCGAAGAGCTCTCCCCGCCGGACCTGGACCTCCAGGCGCTGTCGGACGTCCAGCCCACGCTGGAACTCCTCCGCGACGTCGGCATCCTCTCGTAG
- a CDS encoding GAF domain-containing protein, protein MTGERDHRSELLSYATEVARADDVDDVYDAMAGAAEVAFDFSSAVVETETDGVLSVRSWSGRPPSVDGIPIDEGIAGDTYHTGEPKLVEDVEADPRVEDPPPGAPRSVVSVPIGDIGVFQAGIDEPGGFDDDDVELAELLASHAFQAVQRIRSEREVRESEARFRELFEQNDDALVLYDVTVDGDSEVRLVNDAAEDVVGAAEDALRGESLSDCFEADAEQFSPSTGAKTFETRFPDDDRVFEITVKEFLRNDGPDAFAVVSDVTEQRHREHTLTGLHDATRRMLVEDDPDDIAAVIAEAASDRLGLPYVGVFYAADDADELRPASISDPVSGDDPPVFEPGSSLAWEAYESGETRMYTDVPGEPNVHNTETAIREEIIHPLGDHGVLLVAATEPGRLDQTDHDLVRVLATNAEAALDRAERVRQLRRREADLRREHSRLAALFENVPSPTASFSLQDEEPIVRAVNPAFEEVFGYSEDELVGENIDDYITSPGQQDEADEYNQKLVDGQNINVEVRRETADGPRDFLLDVVPFRLDEPNIHGYAMYTDITDRKEHERELERQNDRLEEFASIVSHDLRNPLNVARGYLELAEQTGDDEYFERMDESLDRMHEIIESVLALARHGRSIEDVREFALSEAAEDAWRNVDTAGADLDVAGDVTLDADPARFGSLLENLFRNAVEHGSTDLAEPSRRDAVEHGSTAGRNAQRSGDAVEHGGRDVTVTVGRLDDGTGFYVEDDGRGIPEDRREHVFEYGETRNDDGTGFGLAIVKSIAEAHGWTAGVTESADGGARFEFRT, encoded by the coding sequence ATGACGGGTGAGCGCGACCACCGCAGCGAACTCCTCTCGTACGCCACCGAGGTGGCGCGCGCGGACGACGTCGACGACGTCTACGACGCGATGGCCGGCGCCGCCGAGGTCGCCTTCGACTTCTCGTCGGCGGTCGTCGAGACCGAGACGGACGGCGTGCTCTCCGTGCGCTCGTGGAGCGGCCGCCCGCCGAGCGTCGACGGCATCCCCATCGACGAGGGAATTGCCGGCGACACCTACCACACGGGCGAACCCAAGCTCGTCGAGGACGTCGAGGCCGACCCGCGCGTCGAGGACCCCCCGCCGGGAGCGCCGCGGTCGGTCGTCAGCGTCCCCATCGGCGACATCGGCGTCTTCCAGGCGGGGATAGACGAGCCCGGCGGCTTCGACGACGACGACGTCGAACTCGCGGAGCTGCTCGCGTCCCACGCGTTCCAGGCGGTCCAACGGATCCGCTCGGAGCGCGAGGTCCGCGAGAGCGAAGCCCGCTTCCGGGAGCTGTTCGAGCAGAACGACGACGCGCTCGTCCTCTACGACGTCACCGTCGACGGCGACAGCGAAGTGCGGCTCGTCAACGACGCCGCCGAAGACGTCGTCGGCGCCGCCGAAGACGCGCTGCGCGGCGAGTCCCTGAGCGACTGCTTCGAGGCGGACGCCGAGCAGTTCTCGCCGTCGACCGGCGCGAAGACCTTCGAGACCCGGTTCCCGGACGACGACCGCGTCTTCGAGATCACCGTCAAGGAGTTCCTCCGCAACGACGGCCCGGACGCGTTCGCGGTTGTCAGCGACGTCACCGAGCAACGCCACCGCGAGCACACGCTCACCGGGCTCCACGACGCCACGCGGCGCATGCTCGTCGAGGACGACCCGGACGACATCGCCGCAGTCATCGCGGAAGCCGCCAGCGACCGCCTCGGGCTCCCGTACGTCGGCGTGTTCTACGCCGCCGACGACGCCGACGAGCTCCGTCCGGCGTCGATCTCCGACCCCGTCTCCGGCGACGACCCGCCGGTCTTCGAACCCGGGTCGAGTCTCGCCTGGGAGGCCTACGAGTCCGGCGAGACGCGGATGTACACGGACGTCCCCGGCGAGCCGAACGTCCACAACACCGAGACGGCCATCCGCGAGGAGATAATCCACCCGCTCGGCGACCACGGCGTCCTGCTCGTCGCGGCGACCGAGCCCGGGCGCCTCGACCAGACCGACCACGACCTCGTTCGCGTGCTCGCGACGAACGCCGAGGCCGCCCTCGACCGCGCCGAGCGCGTCCGCCAGCTGCGCCGCCGCGAGGCGGACCTGCGCCGCGAGCACAGCCGCCTCGCGGCGCTGTTCGAGAACGTCCCGAGCCCCACGGCGAGCTTCTCCCTGCAGGACGAGGAACCGATCGTGCGGGCCGTCAACCCCGCCTTCGAGGAGGTGTTCGGGTACAGCGAGGACGAACTCGTCGGCGAGAACATCGACGACTACATCACGTCGCCCGGCCAGCAGGACGAGGCCGACGAGTACAACCAGAAGCTCGTCGACGGCCAGAACATCAACGTCGAGGTGCGCCGCGAGACCGCGGACGGCCCGCGGGACTTCCTGCTGGACGTCGTCCCCTTCCGCCTCGACGAGCCGAACATCCACGGCTACGCGATGTACACGGACATCACCGACCGGAAGGAACACGAGCGCGAGCTCGAACGCCAGAACGACCGCCTGGAGGAGTTCGCGAGCATCGTCAGCCACGACCTCCGCAACCCGCTGAACGTCGCGCGCGGCTACCTCGAACTCGCCGAACAGACCGGCGACGACGAGTACTTCGAGCGCATGGACGAGTCCCTGGACCGCATGCACGAGATCATCGAGAGCGTGCTCGCGCTCGCGCGCCACGGCCGCAGCATCGAAGACGTCCGCGAGTTCGCGCTGTCGGAGGCCGCCGAGGACGCGTGGCGGAACGTCGACACTGCGGGCGCGGACCTCGACGTCGCCGGCGACGTCACGCTCGACGCCGACCCCGCGCGCTTCGGTTCGCTGCTGGAGAACCTCTTCCGGAACGCCGTGGAGCACGGCTCCACGGACCTTGCCGAGCCTTCGAGGCGGGATGCTGTCGAACACGGTTCGACAGCCGGCCGGAACGCGCAGCGTTCCGGGGACGCAGTCGAGCACGGAGGCCGCGACGTGACCGTCACGGTCGGCCGCCTCGACGACGGCACGGGGTTCTACGTCGAGGACGACGGCCGCGGCATCCCCGAGGACCGCCGCGAGCACGTCTTCGAGTACGGCGAGACGCGGAACGATGACGGCACCGGGTTCGGGCTCGCGATCGTCAAGAGCATCGCGGAAGCGCACGGCTGGACGGCTGGCGTCACGGAGAGCGCGGACGGCGGCGCGCGCTTCGAGTTCCGGACGTAG
- a CDS encoding dolichyl-phosphate hexose transferase, whose protein sequence is MTDTDAPYTLDDVTVVMGTYNEETAIGTVLDDIDDVTDGRADVVCVDSSDDRTPEIAREHGARVVRQEPLGYGVAVRSALYEADTDVVVTTDCDDTYPMERIPDFLEYVNEGYDVVSGDRLYWGADEMPAVNRFGNAAFAAVASLLVGERLHDTTTGMRAYRRDVIEAIDWTRNTGLSAELLIRPVCRDYDVVEVPIEYDDRLGETKLDPLEGGAEILGSILTVCAEERLRRVLP, encoded by the coding sequence ATGACCGACACGGACGCGCCGTACACGCTCGACGACGTCACCGTCGTCATGGGCACGTACAACGAGGAGACCGCGATCGGCACAGTCCTCGACGACATCGACGACGTCACGGACGGCCGCGCGGACGTCGTCTGCGTCGACAGCTCCGACGACCGCACGCCGGAAATCGCGCGCGAGCACGGGGCTCGCGTGGTCAGGCAGGAGCCGCTCGGCTACGGGGTCGCCGTCCGCTCGGCGCTGTACGAGGCCGACACGGACGTCGTCGTCACGACCGACTGCGACGACACGTACCCGATGGAGCGCATCCCGGACTTCCTCGAGTACGTCAACGAGGGGTACGACGTCGTCAGCGGCGACCGCCTCTACTGGGGCGCCGACGAGATGCCCGCCGTCAACCGCTTCGGGAACGCCGCGTTCGCCGCCGTCGCGTCCCTGCTCGTCGGCGAGCGCCTCCACGACACCACCACCGGGATGCGAGCGTACCGCCGGGACGTCATCGAGGCCATCGACTGGACGCGCAACACCGGCCTCTCCGCGGAGCTCCTGATTCGCCCGGTCTGCCGGGACTACGACGTCGTCGAGGTCCCCATCGAGTACGACGACCGCCTCGGCGAGACGAAACTCGACCCCCTGGAGGGCGGCGCCGAAATACTGGGCTCGATTCTGACGGTCTGCGCGGAGGAGCGACTCCGTCGCGTGCTCCCCTGA
- a CDS encoding response regulator has translation MTGEATDEEGDGEATVLVVDDEEGLADLYAIWLRDRYAVETAYDGDAALDALDETVDVVLLDRQMPGVSGDDVLEAIRDRELDCRVAMVTAVEPELDIVDLGFDDYLRKPVDRETLRETVDRLLRRSAYDEAVQAYFAAARKHALLSESNDPSVTDAEEFEALEARLAALRGRLDDVVEDFDEDDYEVLFRQFSAEDPDDG, from the coding sequence ATGACAGGTGAAGCCACGGACGAGGAGGGGGACGGCGAAGCGACGGTGCTCGTCGTCGACGACGAGGAAGGGCTGGCCGACCTCTACGCCATCTGGCTCCGCGACAGGTACGCCGTCGAGACCGCTTACGACGGGGACGCCGCTCTCGACGCCCTCGACGAGACCGTCGACGTCGTGTTGCTCGACCGCCAGATGCCCGGCGTCTCCGGCGACGACGTCCTCGAAGCGATCCGCGACCGCGAACTCGACTGCCGCGTCGCGATGGTGACCGCGGTCGAGCCCGAACTCGACATCGTCGACCTCGGGTTCGACGACTACCTCCGCAAGCCCGTCGACCGCGAGACCCTCCGCGAAACCGTCGACCGGCTGCTGCGGCGCTCGGCGTACGACGAGGCCGTCCAGGCGTACTTCGCCGCCGCGCGCAAGCACGCGCTGCTCTCGGAGTCCAACGACCCGTCGGTCACGGACGCCGAGGAATTCGAAGCGCTCGAAGCCCGGCTCGCGGCCCTCCGCGGCCGCCTCGACGACGTCGTCGAGGACTTCGACGAGGACGACTACGAGGTGCTGTTCCGCCAGTTCTCCGCCGAGGATCCCGATGACGGGTGA